The DNA window ataatatttcaagTATTAATTTCAAGAAAAAACAGAAaggcaaaaaataaaaaaaaaatatatcaaaagtAAAGGTATAAATCCGAGGTAAAAgaaggaagaaaaatatttaggtaaaaatgataaataaaagtgGGACCTAAATAATGCTTtacgtataaatgtatatatgcaatatatattagtttcTCATGTATAcgtgtaaatatttaaaaacaatttagaaaaagttaaagaaaaaaagaaaatataactaCGAAAATGAATAGAGGCATGCAAATAtgtaacaatatatatagaacCTCATTAAAAACTAATAGAATAAAAGCAAAGAAAAACGCAAGAAAAGTTTGAAAGAAACATAAAAGAACGAGAATGCATTCAATACTAAcgaaagatatatatactgtaaatgacaaaaatattgatgctaatatgtttttatttttgaactTATAGAAGATAACTTGTCTCAAATATActgttatatataagaaaataaactAATAACAATCAAATTATAGTAGTCCACAAAATTATTTCCCTAATTTACTAtatctaaaaatatttaattattatgtataaatattatattatttaaaaatattaataattatttaaagattatattactatatttcATATGTGAGTTAGCTTATTATAACttgtaaaacaaaatattacacacatgataaattaattattagataacaaacaaataactatataaaacattatcatatatatataattgtgtttatatttatttctttgtaaattatattattttactaattaaataaagaaaattttagttaatttccttttaaaagttatattacttattaatatatgaaatataatattacatcAACTGagatataatttaaataaatatacaataatcatgtatcatattaatataaattattcaatAAAAGTTCACTAAATtgatttattatgttatttcattatgcgtacaatataaaatgattattttttaaggtCAAATATAATtccaaaataatatatgcattattataataacgaaaattaatattgtattacataaataattattaaacatttaataatattacaattaaTATTCGAAAAAAATTGTGTGTTAATTAACGTTTAGCGtaaatataatgaagaaaaaataaaaattgatttttatatgataGCTCCGGAATAAAATTTCCATAATGGAtttagtaataattattaataaaaacaaagaatAGTTTAAATTCCATGCTGTATATTACTTGATTAATATGTCATTCTCACTTGTAGTTAACACATAAGaattcatttaataattaaagtttaattatattaatcagattacaattttataaaatacagACATACTACACGTAGAGATTCTTTaacaattcatatatatttttcaagtattatttataataatagatagctaaaataaacattcatataaatatgtacttataactttatattttatcatactaagaacaacataaaaattaattcaacTTAGGttctaataaaaaacaaagaaatacaaaaaattgtaCTAATCTTTATTATAGTTCATTACAAATTtcagataatatatatagatgcATTTAATGCATAAATAGTTTCCATATCTGCAGGTACAAGATGAAATAGAATTCGATCTTCTAGAAAATcgtcttatttatttattatatttgaaaaaataaaaaaaatatatattatcataataaaattattttacatatacatatatatatatatatacataaatattataaacataggagaaaatatattaataaaataaataaatactaaatattaacaaaagcaaatatataaaaatattttttattataaaaattattatcaatCTATTCACATTCTCTACACAGGATTCATCATATATGTCAACTAGACTTCCCCAAGTACTAAGTAAGtttttaccaaaaaaaaagtatattttttctttaattcacaaaataataatttgcaatgcatatataagtgaaataattaaggcatatattaatattataatttcatttgaATCTAtagtaaattaaatttaacaaatataatataatcatGAAATTTACTAGAACAGATgtttaatgtaaaattatgTGAGATTATTTAACTTAAAAttgtacaaataaaataaattttatttattaaatagttttaattataactaATCTAACCAAAAAATAGATCTCTTGTATTGATTAGAtgcttataaaaaatatgatactttttctattaatatagttttatttaaaaattaggCGTAATAAACATGAAAttgtaattaattataaaatacatatatttttatatacatttaaaattatttacctTTCTTCttaatgtatttatacacagatataggaaaaatacataaaaaagacATTCGCTATATTGCATGATtgtagaaaatatatgtttaattcAATTATCactaaatattatatatctttttacatatattttaaattttaactataataaaaaagcaaaatatatcaaaaaattatacatattatctgttaatatataattgcattatttcattaaatttatcctttaataatttaaaaaacaaaagttaaaaaaatatttagttcatttatttatttatatatttcaataattatacttttaaatattcttcccaaaatataacaaataccACAATTAAatactattataataaacTAAATGGTTTTACCTATTCATTTaattgtatgtatttataattcaATTCTTAGTAAATTATAATGCATAAtcctaatataaaaaagacattattttgttttgtgtTTATAACTTCACATTAATgccctaaaaaaaaaaataactaaatttataataaaatattttttacggTAGTTATGATTTATAACGTACTtcacattaaaaatatatgtcatagtacatatattaagTTCTTCTTTtgtaaagtatatatatatatatcaatggaacaaaatataatgacATTCTATTCATTACAGAGAGGACACTTATACTTCtaatataaagtaataatatattttcttaataaacaataaaaaaattaaacttttAAACTAGAAAAAGATCTAAAACAAATCAACTATTTCtatatcaaatataaattagcgctctattaaattttataaattatgatattgtatattcattttgatatgcatacatattttttacgaaaatatatttaaaaacaaaaatgtatatatgaacacaCCATATTTATTCAAAACGAAACtctattttataatacaaattaaaaaaacattaaaatccTCAAATTCACAACAAAACtaagaacatatatttttgccATTTCATATCATAAACGATAAGTAGTAGCATTTATAAACTTTAAGCAATTATGCTCATATTTATTCAGAATAGTGCTAAAGATATTACAGGTTTTACTTCATATTATTGACTTCATtacataagtaaaaatatatcttgttattaattttatcttttcctaaattttattttttgatatttcttaacttttttatggtagTAAAAAAGCCCTAATATAATTGTGATAcctaatattaataatggtactatataaacaatataacCAAAAAAACTCTCTACATAAACATGTCCTTTTACTGGAATTGATTTACCTTTCTCACACTTTAACatcattttttctatttcctTCGTAGATTTGAATAACCAATTTAACTCGgatttttccaaaaatttGTGTAAAGGGCCATACCAACCCTTTCCATGACACAAAGTCACTAATCTAATCAATCCCCATTTAAGCCCACAATTGCAAAAAATATCTAAGATAAATATTGAAAACAACATTAACAATATTAGAGGTATAAAAATTCGTAATCGGAATTTTCTACGCATTATTTTTTGGTAGACTTTATCATTGATTGTCCTgttgtttttaagaaaactTAAATAATCCaattctttgaatatttttttttcaagatgagagtatttttttgtttcaaatataatagatttatttttttcagcTTGTTTATGGTGATTTTCATAATTGGATAAACctatatttgaattttttttccctgtTTTTGACCATTCCTCAATAAAtgtatcctttttttttgttccttcattatatggaatattttttaacccTATCATACTTGAATTTTTATGATGCTTATATCTTTCTAATAATCTATTAGTTCTTAAACctaattttctatttacATTGTGTTTTCCATCTAATGATTTGTTAAATATACTCTATAAAATCAATGcaaatgtttattatttatagaaataaatattataaatgtaaaaagctgtattaataaaaataaaataagtagaATATGAATAGTTCATAAACGTTTGAATGTTATTATCATACCACATCATTTCTGAAATAGAATATacaagttaaaaatataaaaaaagtaacattaattaataagagtgacgtaaaatttttttccataatgtatatttgtattattgtaatatactacgtaaattattaataataatataatatacttctAATGATAAAAGAAGTTATACTtatccttttaatttttttttaaatatattttgaaaaatcataataaaatttatataaatgcaaaTCCTCCTACAACAAAGACAAGGATATACATcttcttaatatataatttttatctttattttatataatcaaattatcattaaaatgaaataatatatgtttatttatgaatattaaaaatacaaagactaattatttaatatatatcattatttaaataatttttttttatccttctaagaataaaataaaaaaacatataaattttcttaataattttatatattgaatttatatagATCATGGATTATATAGAGTGTAGAGAATGtagataatttattattctgtTTATTGAGACTGTAATAACTTATTTTAGcgatttttttcttctacgAATTAACATAACATTTTGTAAAAACTAGTTACTATAgttacatattattaataactaGTGCTGTAAAAGATATTTTgtagaatattttatgatattttaattataacactttcattttttattgatatgtaatatttataaaagatcgaatttatatcataatactaaatatataaaacaatataaatttagaatttaaataaattgtagttttttatttttgtataatcattttataatattataatatctatttaagaagaatttatattatcatgtGCAAATAagatgttttaaaattattttaattaatttattattttatttttacttatatatatttatacactaaaatattataatgtaataaaaaaaaatggtaagTCGTGTATTCAAAGtatgattattataataatcttAGTTcaataaaacattttcttaattttgaCAAGAATGAATAAGATTTCACTTTTATTATCAGCACATTTTATCATGCATATTTAagatacacatataaataaaaacatgtcCAAAATTACCCAATActcataataaatataactattcCATTAATAgaacagaataaaaatacacaaaCATAGTAATACCTTACTTAGAGAAACTACtcaaattaaaattacaataCTATATTTTGAGTATTTCTTAGcagtaaaatgaaaaataaaccTGTATTCATAAtgtttgtaaataaaaataaaattataatttattagaatttattttaaaaattaatattaatattgtgAATGTGTTAGGAATTATCAATATAATCtctatgtatttttaaatatctttaatataatattatatccttaacatatatatagacgtccataaaatataaatcaaatacataaaaaaataatagcacACAAAGAAAAGAttgtagaaaatatatatttgctttaACTATTGATTACAATTTAAAAGTTtaggtatatataacatttttagatatttacaattatgtaaaggaaaataaaaataattcgtATATGTTACTAATTAATgccttatttattataatttaataatttaatctTATAACCccataaaacataatattaatacatattatattaaattgtaaatttaaaatattatatatatattgataattGTGTAAAGATCAATTAGCACCACAATTAAGCACAATAATAACAGCGcaatttaatataacttttcatatattagtaaaaaaCTAGAATACACAAATTAAAACATGATTATtagtaatttataaataaacaaaaatgcTTTGTTAAATAGTATAATCTTACATTCACACTACTCTAAAAAATGAAGTCTGATGtatcaatttttatattaaatttttttttctatattattcataagtattttatagaataattattacgttttaaagaaaaaaatatgtatacgtgtacatatatatcagtACAACAAAATACATACAGTTCtctttattaaatacaaaagaaGAAGCagttacttttaattttaatatataacacatattGACTAATAAACTGAACAAATAATTTTGGTCTCAAAggaaaattcaaaatataaatcagCACCTTTCATTACTGATGCAAGCTATCATCgttctataaatatatatgaattgtgacactttttattctttctaaaggattaatatatatttttaagagaaatatatttaaaagcaTAAATATGAACATTAGTTTATAGATAATTAATTCTACATAAATAACACTTTGAAATACAATTTGAAAAACCTTAGAAAATTcaagttcataaaaaaatgaagagcataattttttgctgtttttcattaaaaaatatggtatACAAACGTACATTTATAACATTATGGAAATTATAGTAATgtt is part of the Plasmodium malariae genome assembly, chromosome: 14 genome and encodes:
- the PmUG01_14013300 gene encoding fam-l protein; the protein is MEKNFTSLLLINVTFFIFLTCIFYFRNDVSIFNKSLDGKHNVNRKLGLRTNRLLERYKHHKNSSMIGLKNIPYNEGTKKKDTFIEEWSKTGKKNSNIGLSNYENHHKQAEKNKSIIFETKKYSHLEKKIFKELDYLSFLKNNRTINDKVYQKIMRRKFRLRIFIPLILLMLFSIFILDIFCNCGLKWGLIRLVTLCHGKGWYGPLHKFLEKSELNWLFKSTKEIEKMMLKCEKGKSIPVKGHVYVESFFGYIVYIVPLLILGITIILGLFYYHKKVKKYQKIKFRKR